A part of Lampris incognitus isolate fLamInc1 chromosome 21, fLamInc1.hap2, whole genome shotgun sequence genomic DNA contains:
- the LOC130131729 gene encoding complement C1q-like protein 2, whose product MVLALTVALPPLLLLLLQSSDSSAHYYEMMGTCRMVCDPYSPKRGGGGGATAMGVIQDANGIPPPPVTHESRGEPGRPGRAGPRGPPGKPGPPGPKGPPGERGDTGKLGYPALPVAGDANSQTDGANSSAGSIQIAFYVGLKNPHEGYEVLRFDDVITNLGNSYDPTTGKFTCHVSGIYFFTYHVLMRGGDGTSMWADLCKNGQVRASAIAQDADQNYDYASNTAVLHLDSGDEIYVKLDGGKAHGGNNNKYSTFSGFILYPD is encoded by the exons ATGGTGCTGGCTCTGACCGTCGccctgccgccgctgctgctgctgctgctgcagagttcgGACTCCTCGGCTCACTACTACGAGATGATGGGCACCTGCCGGATGGTGTGCGACCCGTACAGTCCCAagcggggcggcggcggcggtgccaCCGCCATGGGGGTGATACAAGACGCCAACGGCATCCCTCCGCCGCCCGTGACGCACGAAAGCCGCGGGGAACCGGGGCGCCCGGGCAGAGCTGGACCCAGGGGACCGCCGGGAAAACCGGGACCACCGGGTCCTAAGGGACCGCCCGGGGAGCGAGGCGACACCGGTAAACTGGGCTACCCGGCGTTACCGGTGGCGGGGGACGCCAACAGCCAGACGGACGGGGCGAACTCCTCGGCGGGCAGCATCCAGATCGCCTTCTACGTCGGTCTGAAGAATCCCCACGAGGGATACGAGGTGCTCAGGTTTGACGACGTGATCACGAATTTGGGGAACAGCTACGACCCGACCACGGGGAAGTTCacctgtcacgtatcgggaattTACTTCTTCACGTACCAcgtgctgatgcggggaggggaCGGGACCAGCATGTGGGCTGACTTGTGCAAAAATGGACAG GTCCGGGCCAGCGCCATAGCGCAGGACGCAGACCAGAACTATGACTACGCCAGCAACACCGCTGTGCTGCACCTGGACTCCGGAGACGAGATCTACGTCAAACTAGACGGCGGCAAAGCCCACGGgggcaacaacaacaaatacaGCACCTTCTCCGGCTTCATCTTGTACCCTGACTGA